The following coding sequences are from one Rubinisphaera margarita window:
- a CDS encoding NfeD family protein, with amino-acid sequence MRSYERPRPSSLIPFWLCSFAVCLWAALASPSLHADEADLEPVVDKVEEKAAGPAKTPVARYVVVDSPVDDSVFRTVRNTALKLQELARTENRPAFLILEIKPGQSEFYQVHGLAKFLTSSKIDRVKTIAWVPETVTGNNVVIALGCQDIVMQPDAELGDVGRGKAVEPDEEQLVLSLVDKRHNLRLNGDLVQGMLNPQVTLLVATIERDGVSEKRVVTEQQAKVLRDNELAITDVEVIKDKGQRGIFSGQAARELGILVSQTLNTRAELADLYGIDPQNLREHRGQGESTVVKLIEVTDIIDPVLEAFIQRQIERALVEDAEVLIFRIESPGGYLMSGTNLANLIADLEDKDVRTIAYVPDHAISSAAITALGCDEIYMGPDGQIGDAGVIQQEFDGAFKRVPEKLLSPLRQTLKSLAERKNRPSALLEAMSFKDLEVFQVTHRDTGRVWYMSEAEINDSNGEWVKGPLVPESAKDQLLTVQDDRAVELKIAAGVVQDLDELKDRLNIPADVKLDAVGRTWVDTLVYILNDPFVTGFLLFVAIICIYIELHFMVGIFGICSALCFGIFFWSRYLGGTATGLEIVLFVMGIACILMEIFIVPGFGVFGVSGGLMMVLSLVLASETFNNIEPEVDSQKFVQVVTMLTVPIVAVIATSMVISKYLPQIPFLRHVVLIPPVRKHAGDTESLQLRPDLANPQQGLHVGQKGKATTILRPSGKARFADEIVDVVTQGPYIQQNSPIEIIEMRGSRVVVRELSSDTTA; translated from the coding sequence ATGCGCAGTTACGAACGACCCCGGCCGAGCAGCCTGATTCCTTTCTGGCTCTGCTCCTTTGCGGTTTGCCTGTGGGCCGCACTCGCCTCGCCGAGTCTGCATGCCGATGAAGCCGACCTGGAGCCGGTGGTCGATAAAGTTGAAGAAAAGGCCGCCGGCCCGGCAAAGACGCCGGTCGCTCGCTACGTTGTCGTCGACAGTCCGGTCGACGACAGTGTCTTCCGAACCGTCCGCAACACCGCGCTGAAATTACAGGAACTGGCCCGCACCGAGAACCGGCCCGCCTTTCTCATCCTCGAAATCAAGCCAGGACAAAGCGAGTTCTATCAGGTTCACGGCTTGGCGAAGTTCCTCACGTCGTCCAAAATCGATCGCGTGAAAACCATTGCCTGGGTGCCGGAAACGGTCACCGGTAACAACGTCGTTATCGCGCTCGGCTGCCAGGATATTGTCATGCAGCCAGACGCCGAGTTGGGCGATGTCGGCCGTGGGAAAGCGGTCGAGCCCGATGAAGAACAGCTCGTGCTCTCGCTGGTTGATAAGCGTCACAATCTGCGGCTCAATGGTGATCTGGTTCAGGGGATGCTCAATCCACAGGTCACTCTGCTCGTCGCCACGATTGAACGCGATGGCGTCTCCGAGAAGCGGGTCGTGACCGAACAGCAGGCCAAGGTGCTTAGAGACAACGAACTGGCCATCACCGACGTCGAAGTGATCAAGGACAAAGGCCAGCGGGGGATTTTCTCCGGGCAAGCGGCTCGCGAGCTCGGAATCCTCGTTTCGCAGACGCTGAATACCCGAGCCGAACTGGCCGACCTGTACGGCATCGACCCGCAGAACCTGCGGGAGCATCGCGGCCAGGGGGAATCGACGGTCGTCAAACTGATTGAAGTGACCGACATCATCGACCCCGTGCTCGAAGCCTTCATCCAGCGGCAGATCGAACGGGCCCTGGTGGAAGACGCCGAAGTGCTGATCTTCCGGATTGAGTCGCCCGGCGGGTATCTGATGTCCGGGACCAATCTGGCGAACCTGATTGCCGATCTCGAAGACAAGGATGTGCGGACGATCGCTTACGTCCCCGATCATGCCATCAGCTCGGCTGCCATCACCGCACTGGGGTGCGATGAAATCTACATGGGTCCGGATGGTCAGATCGGCGATGCCGGCGTGATTCAGCAGGAGTTCGACGGAGCGTTCAAACGCGTTCCCGAGAAGCTGCTCAGCCCGCTTCGGCAGACGCTGAAGTCACTCGCCGAGCGCAAGAACCGGCCCTCGGCTCTACTCGAAGCGATGTCGTTCAAGGATCTCGAAGTCTTTCAGGTGACGCATCGCGATACCGGACGCGTCTGGTACATGAGCGAAGCGGAGATCAACGACTCCAACGGAGAATGGGTCAAAGGGCCGCTCGTTCCGGAGTCGGCCAAGGATCAGCTGCTGACAGTACAGGACGATCGAGCGGTTGAACTGAAGATTGCGGCCGGCGTCGTGCAGGATCTCGATGAGCTCAAAGACCGACTCAACATCCCGGCCGATGTGAAACTCGACGCCGTGGGTCGCACGTGGGTCGACACGCTGGTTTACATTCTAAACGACCCGTTCGTGACCGGTTTCCTGCTGTTCGTCGCGATCATCTGCATCTATATCGAACTGCATTTCATGGTCGGAATCTTCGGCATCTGCTCGGCGCTCTGCTTCGGAATCTTCTTCTGGAGTCGGTACCTGGGCGGCACGGCGACCGGACTTGAAATCGTGCTGTTCGTAATGGGTATAGCCTGTATTCTGATGGAGATCTTCATCGTGCCGGGCTTCGGCGTCTTCGGTGTCTCCGGCGGACTGATGATGGTCCTTTCGTTAGTGCTCGCGAGTGAGACGTTCAACAACATTGAACCCGAAGTCGACTCGCAGAAATTCGTGCAGGTGGTCACGATGCTCACCGTGCCGATCGTCGCGGTGATAGCCACGTCGATGGTCATCAGTAAGTACCTGCCCCAAATCCCGTTTCTGCGGCACGTGGTCCTGATTCCCCCCGTCCGTAAGCACGCCGGGGATACCGAGTCCCTGCAGTTGAGGCCCGACCTGGCAAACCCGCAACAGGGACTGCACGTCGGCCAGAAAGGAAAAGCGACCACAATCCTCCGCCCGTCCGGCAAGGCCCGCTTCGCCGACGAGATTGTCGATGTCGTGACGCAGGGCCCCTACATCCAGCAGAACTCGCCGATCGAGATCATCGAAATGCGCGGCTCCCGCGTTGTCGTCCGTGAGCTCTCCAGTGACACCACCGCATAG
- a CDS encoding DHH family phosphoesterase, with the protein MSIDWASLEDLLRNNESFVLTSHVRPDADALGSELALAGMLESWGKQVHIINPGATPAHLQFLDPESKVSALHTHPDRAELIRKCDAHIVLDTSAWIQLGEVGKVMSRSDSTKIVIDHHVSSDDLQAVEFKDTTSPATGCLVYELMTFCEYTPTMQEASSLYCAIATDTGWFRFPATNPVTMRIGGELIAAGANPAQLYNRLYEQGSVERLKLSGLALQRVSLACDDLLVYTYVTQADFAATKAHPADTENLVNECMRIKGTQAAFILVEQPNRQLKASLRSRESVDVTPVAEHFGGGGHRQASGAMLPGPIDQAIEKLVELFAVQLKLAGVEPTVQK; encoded by the coding sequence ATGAGCATTGACTGGGCATCCTTAGAAGATCTCCTGAGAAATAATGAGTCCTTTGTCCTGACGAGCCATGTGCGACCCGACGCCGATGCGCTCGGTTCCGAACTGGCTCTGGCCGGGATGCTGGAGTCCTGGGGGAAACAGGTTCATATCATCAACCCCGGCGCAACGCCGGCTCATCTCCAGTTTCTGGATCCGGAGAGCAAGGTCTCCGCGCTACATACTCATCCTGACCGTGCAGAACTCATCCGCAAATGCGATGCCCATATCGTGCTCGATACCAGTGCCTGGATTCAGTTGGGCGAAGTCGGCAAGGTGATGAGTCGCAGCGATTCGACGAAAATCGTGATCGACCATCACGTCAGCTCCGACGATCTGCAGGCGGTCGAATTCAAGGATACCACCTCGCCGGCGACCGGATGTCTGGTCTACGAGCTGATGACATTCTGCGAGTATACTCCCACGATGCAGGAGGCCAGCAGTCTGTACTGTGCGATCGCAACCGATACGGGCTGGTTCCGCTTCCCGGCCACGAACCCGGTCACGATGCGTATCGGCGGGGAATTGATCGCAGCCGGGGCGAATCCGGCTCAGCTGTATAACAGGCTCTACGAACAGGGTTCCGTGGAACGTCTGAAGCTTTCCGGCCTGGCTTTACAGCGAGTCAGCCTCGCCTGCGACGACCTGCTGGTTTACACCTACGTGACCCAGGCAGACTTCGCAGCGACGAAAGCTCACCCGGCGGATACCGAGAATCTGGTCAACGAATGCATGCGGATCAAAGGGACCCAGGCCGCGTTTATTCTGGTTGAACAGCCGAACCGACAGCTGAAGGCCAGCCTGCGCAGCCGGGAGAGCGTCGATGTGACGCCGGTTGCTGAGCATTTCGGAGGCGGAGGACATCGTCAGGCCTCCGGAGCAATGCTGCCTGGCCCAATTGACCAGGCGATTGAGAAGCTGGTGGAGCTGTTTGCTGTTCAGCTGAAACTCGCGGGCGTGGAACCAACCGTCCAGAAATGA
- a CDS encoding glycosyl hydrolase has protein sequence MYNSFVSHFKTMGDVDVLWHDGVYHLFHLVLPNHDFIAHATSKDGLNWKRIENALFIGDPGNWDDYMLWTMHVSPDPHERGWWRMFYTGLSLDDQGSLQRIGIARSRDLIHWEKFKDSSNKSSAGVPCDANYVPLCSKLPYYEQKPAADHAWVSFRDPYYFQHEGQGYLAMAARVPFGPSIRRGCVGLARETSPHCFELVEPLHHPGQYDDIEVPNLLKFDGRYYLIGSIREDAKIRYWYSNSLDGPWSNYYDNVLLAAGNYAGRVSWDDRGPLLWNFYTPDAEVRNRKNLMPPPKRIVQLDDGRLAVRSIEAFDDIVESTFTHRELNPIAALYSKFDSQVAFDDGSESYEVNCNGGFQGFLFSPIFKGFRLKTRLRLSGLGKCGLLFRVDPESSDGYHLSLDLIKGVAQLRAWGHRNEPDSEQAFQYQRLQAAYWRNTDKLEFDITLLCLNTYIEFAIDDNVLLSLSDETFSEGHLGVYVESATVVLENPTVEILHTPEHPTDDLPMGSKDAAPIPRPNDPTSGQ, from the coding sequence ATGTACAACAGCTTCGTTAGTCACTTCAAAACCATGGGGGATGTCGACGTCCTCTGGCACGACGGCGTCTACCATTTGTTCCACCTCGTTTTGCCCAACCACGATTTCATTGCGCATGCAACCAGCAAAGACGGGCTGAACTGGAAGCGAATTGAAAACGCGCTGTTCATCGGCGACCCGGGAAACTGGGACGACTACATGCTCTGGACAATGCATGTCTCCCCCGATCCCCATGAGCGGGGCTGGTGGCGGATGTTTTACACCGGGTTGTCCCTGGATGATCAGGGTTCGCTGCAGCGCATCGGAATCGCCCGCAGTCGCGATCTGATTCACTGGGAGAAGTTCAAGGACTCCTCGAACAAGAGCTCGGCCGGCGTCCCCTGCGATGCAAACTATGTCCCTCTCTGTTCCAAACTCCCCTACTACGAGCAGAAGCCGGCGGCTGATCATGCCTGGGTCAGTTTCCGCGATCCCTACTATTTTCAGCACGAAGGCCAGGGCTACCTGGCCATGGCCGCCCGGGTTCCGTTCGGTCCCAGCATTCGACGAGGCTGTGTCGGCCTGGCCAGGGAGACCTCGCCGCATTGCTTCGAACTCGTGGAACCGCTGCATCACCCGGGCCAGTACGATGATATTGAGGTCCCGAATCTGCTGAAGTTCGACGGTCGGTATTACCTCATCGGCAGCATCCGCGAAGATGCCAAGATCCGCTACTGGTACTCGAACAGCCTGGACGGACCCTGGAGCAACTATTACGACAACGTTCTGCTCGCAGCCGGGAACTACGCGGGCCGTGTGAGCTGGGATGATCGCGGGCCACTGCTCTGGAATTTCTATACGCCGGATGCCGAAGTCCGAAATCGTAAGAATCTGATGCCGCCCCCGAAACGGATCGTCCAACTCGACGATGGTCGCCTCGCGGTTCGCTCCATCGAAGCCTTTGACGACATCGTGGAAAGCACGTTCACGCACCGGGAGCTCAACCCGATCGCGGCTCTTTACAGCAAGTTCGACAGCCAGGTCGCCTTCGATGATGGTTCCGAAAGCTACGAGGTCAACTGCAATGGAGGGTTCCAGGGCTTCCTGTTCTCCCCGATCTTCAAAGGCTTTCGGCTGAAGACGCGGTTGCGGCTTTCCGGGCTGGGCAAATGCGGGCTTCTGTTTCGTGTCGATCCGGAATCGAGCGACGGCTACCACCTGTCTCTCGATCTCATTAAAGGGGTCGCGCAGCTGCGGGCCTGGGGGCATCGGAACGAACCCGATTCCGAGCAGGCTTTCCAGTATCAGCGACTGCAGGCCGCCTACTGGCGGAATACGGACAAGCTGGAATTCGACATTACGCTATTGTGTCTGAACACCTACATCGAATTCGCGATCGATGACAACGTGCTGCTCAGTCTATCGGATGAAACGTTTAGCGAAGGGCATCTGGGCGTGTATGTCGAATCGGCGACCGTCGTGCTCGAGAATCCGACCGTCGAAATCCTGCACACGCCGGAACATCCTACGGACGATCTCCCGATGGGTTCGAAGGACGCGGCCCCGATCCCCCGTCCGAATGACCCGACGTCCGGGCAATGA
- a CDS encoding DUF1559 domain-containing protein — protein MLSRSSQQKSPPGFTLIELLVSIAIIAILIALLLPAVQQARESARRISCSNNLHQIAIAMHNYHDTFSSFPSGYVLASRGYDNTLPPNMIPANDSDDMAEGLSCDIAIPAIAQAVHEWACMARAWSWHALLLRQMEQLTIHIDFDLARFSLVNFEAGKVAVKPYICPSAPINTGCLPQGMTQYRGNMGWWPEVPTATSLPPNNGIFYGNSAIRMRDIVDGSSTTFLVGESLLGLWPDGYSCCARVRDDKPNFDAFWRGEQTQAIPAVMFGFGSWHGNIIHFSMADGSTRKVSKTIDTDVYRNLCTRYGYETIGEF, from the coding sequence ATGTTGAGTCGGAGTTCGCAGCAGAAGTCCCCGCCGGGATTCACTCTCATTGAACTGCTCGTGTCGATCGCGATCATTGCGATTCTGATCGCTCTTCTTCTTCCCGCGGTTCAGCAGGCACGCGAGTCCGCCCGACGGATCAGTTGCAGCAACAATCTGCATCAGATTGCCATCGCGATGCACAACTATCACGACACCTTCTCCTCCTTCCCCAGCGGCTATGTGCTCGCCTCGCGAGGCTACGACAACACCTTGCCGCCAAACATGATCCCCGCGAACGACTCCGACGACATGGCCGAAGGTCTCTCCTGCGACATCGCCATCCCCGCAATCGCTCAGGCTGTGCATGAATGGGCCTGCATGGCACGCGCCTGGAGCTGGCATGCTCTGCTGCTGCGGCAAATGGAACAGCTGACGATCCATATCGATTTCGATCTGGCCCGCTTCAGCCTCGTCAACTTCGAAGCCGGGAAAGTGGCGGTCAAACCTTACATCTGTCCCTCGGCGCCGATTAACACCGGTTGCCTGCCGCAGGGAATGACTCAGTATCGCGGCAACATGGGATGGTGGCCCGAAGTCCCGACCGCGACTTCGCTGCCGCCGAACAACGGCATCTTCTACGGAAACTCGGCGATCCGAATGCGGGACATCGTCGACGGCTCTTCGACCACCTTTCTTGTCGGCGAATCACTCCTCGGCCTCTGGCCGGACGGCTACAGCTGCTGTGCCCGCGTTCGTGATGACAAACCGAATTTCGACGCCTTCTGGAGAGGGGAACAGACTCAAGCCATCCCCGCAGTCATGTTCGGCTTCGGCAGCTGGCACGGCAACATCATTCACTTCAGCATGGCCGACGGCTCGACTCGCAAAGTCAGCAAAACCATCGACACCGACGTCTATCGCAACCTCTGCACCCGCTACGGCTACGAAACAATCGGCGAGTTCTGA
- a CDS encoding DUF1559 family PulG-like putative transporter — protein sequence MKRESAGKAGFTLIELLVVIAIIAILVALLLPAVQQAREAARRSSCKNNLKQVGLALHNYHDTHRSFPPGLVAQNLDANGRRNANWSWGAMIAPYLEISTVYDALQVGRLRGDDALSTPEGLAAAQTPMSMWRCPSDTAPELNERKRPVDAGGTARATALANYVVNHGSNWFYPRDVGSNPWQQIQGPFWQNSNSKLRDFTDGTTNTILVGERIYDDPNGALGDGADEYGRAGLVWFTQGDGYAQSSGPHYTVNWAGIADVAFCGRQYINGTDGWENSMGTSSRHQGGAQFLLADGSVRFLSENIQHNRSRVSDSLYDFLLNENDGRVVGEY from the coding sequence ATGAAACGGGAAAGTGCTGGCAAAGCCGGCTTTACGCTTATCGAACTGTTGGTCGTGATTGCGATCATCGCAATTCTGGTGGCTCTGCTGCTGCCAGCCGTCCAGCAGGCTCGCGAGGCGGCTCGACGCTCGAGCTGCAAAAACAACCTGAAGCAGGTCGGACTGGCGCTGCACAACTATCACGACACGCATCGCAGCTTTCCCCCCGGGCTGGTTGCACAGAACCTCGATGCCAACGGACGTCGGAACGCCAACTGGTCCTGGGGAGCCATGATCGCCCCTTACCTTGAGATCTCGACCGTCTACGATGCTCTCCAGGTCGGACGGCTGCGCGGGGATGATGCTCTCTCAACGCCCGAAGGGCTCGCTGCCGCTCAGACGCCGATGTCCATGTGGCGCTGCCCGTCGGATACCGCGCCGGAACTCAATGAGCGGAAACGTCCCGTCGATGCCGGCGGCACCGCTCGGGCGACGGCTCTCGCTAATTACGTGGTCAACCATGGCTCCAACTGGTTCTATCCGCGCGATGTCGGCTCCAACCCCTGGCAGCAGATCCAGGGGCCGTTCTGGCAGAACAGCAATTCGAAGCTCCGCGACTTCACCGACGGCACCACCAACACCATTCTCGTCGGCGAGCGAATCTACGACGACCCGAATGGGGCCCTCGGCGACGGAGCCGACGAATACGGCCGAGCCGGTCTCGTCTGGTTCACCCAGGGCGATGGCTACGCTCAGTCGAGCGGCCCGCATTACACGGTGAACTGGGCCGGGATTGCCGATGTCGCCTTCTGCGGCCGTCAGTACATCAACGGCACCGATGGCTGGGAGAACTCCATGGGCACCTCGTCCCGACACCAGGGGGGCGCTCAGTTCCTGCTGGCCGATGGCTCGGTTCGCTTCCTCAGCGAGAACATTCAGCACAACCGCAGCCGCGTCAGCGACTCGCTCTACGATTTCCTGCTGAACGAAAACGACGGCCGGGTCGTCGGCGAATACTAG
- a CDS encoding 3-keto-disaccharide hydrolase, whose translation MLPPMKSLLPLLLIALVSTEFGFETATADEPSNVTEFKPDQTQLPVKPPADAIVLFDGGATVEFVSKLGEPIDWPLVDGTLESAGGQKANHIVSTWHFRDADIHAEFLLPETGTGNSGLYIHGNYEMQILHSLDMKRLGQSDMGAIYGFNKPLVNAGRDRGVWQVYDIRYRAPRRDSNGEITEKGSITAWLNGEKVQDNFEFGEPRSVYHPYRSGTTDYLKGIWKKQIATTTGPLFLQDHGHPVRFRNVWIRPLDDHAHRFTSDVAQEPPAR comes from the coding sequence GTGTTGCCACCCATGAAATCATTACTACCACTATTGTTGATTGCTCTTGTGTCGACTGAATTTGGTTTCGAGACAGCAACTGCTGACGAGCCATCGAACGTAACGGAGTTCAAACCGGATCAGACTCAGTTACCAGTCAAACCCCCAGCCGATGCGATTGTACTGTTCGATGGGGGCGCCACAGTTGAGTTTGTCAGCAAACTTGGTGAACCCATTGACTGGCCCCTGGTGGACGGAACACTGGAAAGTGCTGGAGGTCAGAAGGCAAATCATATCGTCTCCACATGGCATTTTCGTGACGCGGACATCCACGCAGAGTTCCTGCTTCCGGAAACGGGAACAGGCAACTCCGGGTTGTATATCCATGGCAATTACGAAATGCAGATCCTCCACTCGTTGGACATGAAAAGACTTGGCCAATCCGACATGGGAGCGATTTATGGATTTAACAAACCGCTGGTCAATGCCGGGCGAGATCGCGGCGTCTGGCAAGTCTACGATATCCGATACCGGGCACCACGCCGCGATTCAAACGGCGAAATCACCGAGAAGGGAAGCATTACGGCCTGGTTGAACGGAGAGAAGGTTCAAGACAATTTCGAATTCGGCGAACCGCGAAGCGTCTATCATCCTTACCGATCGGGGACGACCGACTACCTGAAAGGGATCTGGAAAAAGCAGATCGCGACGACAACAGGACCGTTGTTCCTTCAAGATCATGGCCACCCCGTTCGCTTTCGCAATGTTTGGATTCGTCCGCTTGATGACCACGCGCATCGATTCACGAGCGACGTCGCGCAGGAACCTCCTGCCCGCTGA
- a CDS encoding REP-associated tyrosine transposase, with protein MSHRKKLKHFHEPGHLHEFTFSCYQRQPLLTREDWMLRLAQCVDAANAEMNVQLVAFVFMPEHVHLLTYPLDEQPNLGLYLARIKQPFSRQIRVELEQHNPELLERLTVQERPGKTCFRFWQEGAGFDRNIFSREALEASLNYLHMNPVKRGLCERAIDWKWSSARYHEEAPFHRQHDDLPHIHGFPIGAFD; from the coding sequence ATGAGCCACCGAAAGAAGTTGAAGCATTTTCATGAGCCGGGGCATCTTCACGAGTTCACGTTCTCGTGCTATCAACGTCAACCTCTGTTGACCCGGGAAGACTGGATGTTGCGGCTAGCCCAATGCGTCGATGCAGCGAATGCCGAAATGAACGTTCAGCTCGTGGCCTTTGTCTTCATGCCGGAACACGTTCACCTTCTGACGTACCCCCTCGACGAGCAGCCGAATCTGGGACTTTATCTGGCTCGCATTAAGCAGCCCTTCTCCCGGCAGATTAGAGTCGAACTTGAACAGCACAACCCCGAGCTGCTGGAGCGGCTCACCGTGCAGGAGCGACCGGGCAAAACCTGCTTTCGGTTCTGGCAGGAAGGAGCCGGCTTCGACCGAAATATCTTTTCCCGGGAAGCCCTGGAAGCGTCACTCAACTACCTGCACATGAACCCAGTCAAACGAGGTCTGTGCGAACGGGCCATCGACTGGAAGTGGTCCTCAGCTCGCTACCACGAAGAAGCACCGTTCCATCGGCAACACGACGACCTGCCCCACATCCACGGCTTTCCCATCGGAGCCTTCGATTAA
- a CDS encoding replication-associated recombination protein A: MAGLFDKAEQKHRDQARPLAARMRPQSLDEFVGQKHILGEGRLLRRLLHANRISSLIFYGPPGTGKTTLAQLVANHTQSRWYSLNAASCGVKDVRAVLEEAGDELAATGRRTILFVDELHHFSKTQQDVLLPDLERGTVIFIGATTDNPYFALVSPLLSRSQIFEFEQITAADIISLLQRALVDRERGLGTSNVGATDEALEFLAQGADGDARRALNALEVAVLSVAEMEGQDRLVTLDVAEESMQRKAIRYDGTGDEHYDVASAFIKSIRGSDPDAAIYWMARMLEAGEPPRFIARRLMIAASEDIGNADPQGLVIATAAAQATEMVGMPECRIILAQAATYLACAPKSNASYAAVNAAISDVQHREILPVPMQLKDRHYQGAKQLGHGEGYRYPHDAPSGWVDQDYLGADRTYYEPVDRGYERRIRQRMQELREHGGEHHE; the protein is encoded by the coding sequence ATGGCCGGACTGTTCGACAAGGCGGAGCAGAAACATCGCGATCAGGCTCGTCCCCTCGCGGCCCGCATGCGTCCGCAATCGCTCGACGAATTCGTCGGCCAGAAGCACATCCTCGGCGAAGGACGACTGCTCCGCCGACTGCTTCACGCCAACCGCATCAGCTCGCTGATCTTCTACGGCCCGCCCGGCACCGGAAAGACTACGCTCGCTCAGCTGGTCGCCAATCACACACAATCCCGCTGGTACTCGCTCAATGCCGCCTCGTGTGGGGTGAAGGACGTTCGAGCCGTGCTCGAAGAAGCCGGCGATGAACTGGCCGCGACCGGCCGCCGGACCATTCTCTTCGTCGATGAACTGCACCACTTCAGCAAGACGCAGCAGGATGTGCTTCTGCCGGATCTCGAACGGGGCACGGTGATTTTCATCGGAGCGACGACGGACAATCCGTACTTCGCGCTCGTATCGCCATTGCTGAGCAGAAGCCAGATCTTCGAGTTCGAACAGATCACCGCCGCCGACATCATCAGTCTGCTCCAACGCGCCCTCGTTGATCGGGAACGAGGACTGGGAACTTCCAACGTCGGCGCGACCGATGAAGCGCTGGAGTTCCTCGCCCAGGGAGCCGATGGCGATGCCCGACGGGCGTTGAATGCACTTGAAGTCGCCGTCCTGTCCGTCGCGGAGATGGAAGGGCAGGACCGGCTCGTGACGCTGGATGTCGCCGAAGAGTCGATGCAGCGAAAAGCGATTCGCTACGACGGCACGGGCGACGAGCACTACGATGTCGCCAGCGCGTTCATCAAGAGTATTCGCGGCTCCGATCCAGACGCCGCCATCTACTGGATGGCCCGCATGCTCGAAGCCGGAGAGCCGCCACGGTTTATCGCCCGACGATTGATGATCGCCGCCTCCGAAGACATCGGCAACGCCGATCCCCAGGGGCTGGTGATCGCCACGGCTGCGGCGCAGGCGACGGAAATGGTCGGCATGCCCGAGTGCCGGATCATCCTCGCGCAGGCCGCCACGTATCTCGCCTGTGCTCCCAAATCGAATGCCTCCTACGCGGCGGTTAACGCGGCGATCTCCGATGTTCAACATCGTGAGATTCTGCCCGTGCCGATGCAGCTCAAAGATCGTCACTATCAGGGGGCAAAACAGTTGGGACATGGCGAAGGATATCGGTATCCTCATGATGCCCCCTCCGGCTGGGTCGATCAGGATTATCTGGGGGCAGACCGGACGTACTACGAACCGGTCGATCGCGGCTACGAACGGCGAATTCGCCAGAGGATGCAGGAATTACGGGAGCACGGAGGTGAGCACCATGAGTAA
- a CDS encoding ATP-dependent Clp protease proteolytic subunit — translation MSRKNSRPRADAPAFRPTFRSAPAPAAQSSRKETSGPWELLIAGDFNDRHVELLEAIVELPLNSSGTIYFDSNGGSVYTALSLLSLIQLRNLKATGVVLGECSSAALLPFAACRRRYVMPFSTHLFHPMKWESEENVRLEEAAEWTRHFKDVQETCERLMAEMFPLDRKLLTSWSIPGRFVSGSELAGAGVAELIEPGSDLTQVRLPTPH, via the coding sequence ATGAGTCGGAAGAATTCTCGCCCCCGCGCCGACGCCCCGGCGTTTCGCCCCACCTTTCGTTCTGCTCCCGCGCCGGCCGCCCAGTCTTCTCGAAAAGAGACCAGCGGACCGTGGGAACTGCTGATCGCCGGTGACTTCAACGATCGGCACGTCGAACTCCTCGAAGCCATCGTCGAATTGCCTCTCAACAGTTCCGGCACCATCTACTTCGACTCCAATGGAGGCAGCGTCTATACGGCGTTGTCGCTGCTATCGCTCATTCAGCTTCGCAATCTGAAAGCGACAGGAGTCGTGCTTGGTGAATGCTCGTCGGCAGCCCTGCTTCCATTCGCCGCCTGCCGCAGGCGGTATGTGATGCCCTTCTCGACCCATCTGTTCCATCCCATGAAATGGGAGAGCGAAGAGAACGTGCGTCTTGAGGAAGCGGCTGAGTGGACGCGGCATTTCAAAGACGTACAGGAAACGTGCGAGCGGCTCATGGCTGAGATGTTCCCGCTCGACCGGAAACTGCTGACTTCCTGGTCAATCCCCGGACGCTTCGTCTCCGGCTCAGAACTCGCTGGAGCCGGTGTTGCCGAGCTGATCGAACCGGGAAGCGATCTCACGCAAGTCCGGCTGCCGACACCGCACTGA